Proteins encoded in a region of the Nicotiana tomentosiformis chromosome 9, ASM39032v3, whole genome shotgun sequence genome:
- the LOC104085607 gene encoding uncharacterized protein: protein MWDKLQVTYEGTIKVKETHINMLVHDYELFQMKEVESIEEVIARFSKIISDLKAFGKPYTSGDHVWKILRSLPTTWQTKVVTLESQDLNKLSYDELRGDLIAFEKTHIKKIIHEEKKKTVAFKAITDKTKNDIDDDPEALEEEIAMVSRNMDGLMRRYRITKRERISSRRTRQYNEQDKNDVKCYECGRYGHVQAEFPYLKRKVARGFIKNKSFICWSDEDVSEPEEIVNLCFMTILKNDINKLSGCWTDEDVSDDKCKDENENCFMARGETSEVRSYNCERCNELQDILDLTLKEFQKLMNELKRLNRNTTERAAKENGACSSHMTGDKNLFKEITKINGGSVKFGDDLKGKIVGTGTVPFNKNCNITEVYVVDGLNYNFLSISQLCDSRYEVKVKKKGCAIEDESDGHICLTSMSDDPWLWHKKLGHASMHLIDKLPKHDLVIGLPKLNFSRSHVCDACQIGKHTRNSFKIKDIVSTSKPLQLLHIDLFGPTRTTSIRGYSINNRSFRVYNKRTLSLEESVHVVFDENNTSVEKGIIAEAQIESTTPTSITRPNEWKSEPEYPQKFIIGDPIEGMKTRGTNKKKANLALISQIEPKKIDEALKDSSCVQAMQEELDQFDKNQVWKLMPKPADPTVIGTKWVFRKKLNEDGKFIRNKARLVAQGYSQQEGVDYDETFTPVACLESI, encoded by the exons ATGTGGGATAAGCTACAAGTCACTTATGAAGGAACCATCAAAGTGAAAGAAACGCATATCAATATGTTGGTTCATGATTACGAACTCTTCCAAATGAAAGAAGTAGAATCCATTGAAGAAGTGATTGCAAGGTTTAGTAAAATCATTAGTGATCTAAAAGCTTTTGGTAAACCATATACAAGTGGTGATCATGTTTGGAAAATTTTGAGAAGTCTCCCTACGACTTGGCAGACAAAAGTAGTTACACTTGAATCACAAGATCTAAACAAATTATCGTATGATGAACTTCGAGGGGATCTCATAGCATTTGAAAAGACTCATATCAAGAAAATAATCCacgaagaaaagaagaaaacagtCGCATTTAAGGCTATAACTGACAAGACCAAAAATGACATTGACGATGATCCTGAAGCCCTCGAGGAAGAAATTGCCATGGTATCAAGGAACATGGATGGTCTAATGAGAAGATACAGAATCACCAAAAGAGAAAGAATATCATCAAGGCGAACCAGGCAATACAATGAGCAGGACAAGAATGATGTAAAATGTTATGAATGTGGAAGATACGGACATGTACAAGCTGAATTCCCATATCTAAAAAGAAAAGTTGCCAGAGGATTTATCAAGAATAAATCCTTTATATGCTGGAGTGATGAAGACGTTTCAGAACCAGAAGAAATAGTAAATTTGTGCTTCATGACAATTctgaaaaatgacataaacaaactTTCAGGCTGCTGGACAGATGAAGATGTTTCAGATGACAAATGCAAGGATGAAAATGAAAACTGTTTTATGGCACGAGGTGAAACAAGCGAGGTAAGATCCTATAACTGTGAAAGATGCAATGAATTACAGGATATTCTTGACCTTACTTTAAAAGAGTTTCAAAAGTTGATGAATGAACTAAAGAGACTCAATAG GAATACCACAGAAAGAGCCGCAAAGGAAAATGGTGCGTGTTCCAGCCATATGACAGGTGACAAAAATCTATTCAAAGAGATCACTAAAATAAATGGTGGAAGTGTTAAATTTGGAGATGACTTAAAGGGGAAGATAGTTGGCACTGGCACAGTCCCATTCAATAAAAACTGCAATATCACTGAAGTCTATGTCGTAGATGGACTCAACTACAATTTTCTAAGTATAAGCCAACTGTGTGATTCCAGATATGAGGTAAAAGTCAAGAAAAAAGGTTGTGCTATTGAAGATGAGTCAG ATGGTCACATCTGCTTAACATCCATGTCTGATGATCCATGGTTATGGCATAAGAAACTTGGTCATGCAAGCATGCATCTTATAGATAAACTACCcaagcatgatttagttattggTCTTCCCAAACTCAATTTTTCTAGAAGTCATGTGTGTGATGCATGTCAGATTGGTAAACACACAAGGAACTCTTTCAAAATCAAAGACATTGTGTCCACATCTAAGCCTTTACAACTGCTTCATATTGATTTGTTTGGCCCTACTAGAACTACTAGCATAAGAG GTTATTCTATAAACAATAGATCATTTAGAGTTTATAATAAGCGCACTTTATCTCTAGAAGAATCAGTACATGTAGTATTTGATGAAAATAACACTTCAGTCGAGAAAGGAATCATTGCAG AAGCACAGATAGAGTCGACTACTCCTACAAGCATAACGCGACCAAATGAATGGAAGAGTGAGCCAGAATACCCTCAAAAGTTTATCATAGGAGATCCAATTGAAGGGATGAAAACCAGAGGAACTAACAAGAAGAAGGCAAACTTAGCCTTGATCTCCCAGATTGAACCAAAGAAGATAGACGAGGCTCTCAAAGATTCAAGCTGCGTTCAAGCCATGCAGGAAGAACTGGATCAGTTTGATAAGAACCAAGTATGGAAATTGATGCCTAAGCCTGCAGACCCTACTGTAATTGGAACTAAGTGGGTCTTTAGAAAAAAGCTCAACGAGGATGGAAAATTCATAAGGAACAAAGCCAGATTAGTAGCTCAAGGATATTCTCAACaagaaggagtcgactatgatgaaacctttacACCAGTAGCTTGTCTAGAGTCAATATGA
- the LOC138898471 gene encoding uncharacterized protein, whose amino-acid sequence MYKNNAQPKAKIIKWLGLQGKLMTADRLIGWGINVEGKCSLCQEQEETRDHLLAGCEYSKRLWEKTMQWIQHQSCKHTQWKHHLEWAIKSEKGRLPQAQIFRMAYAECLYAIWMERNYRIFEKKSRNWEAIAREITVMCHVRAAP is encoded by the coding sequence ATGTATAAGAATAATGCTCAACCTAAAGCCAAGATAATTAAGTGGCTGGGATTACAAGGTAAATTGATGACCGCTGACAGGCTTATAGGATGGGGGATAAATGTAGAAGGAAAGTGCAGTCTTTGTCAAGAACAAGAGGAAACTAGAGATCATCTGCTAGCAGGATGTGAATATTCCAAGAGACTCTGGGAAAAGACTATGCAGTGGATTCAACATCAAAGCTGCAAGCATACACAGTGGAAGCACCATCTGGAATGGGCTATCAAAAGTGAAAAAGGGAGATTACCGCAAGCTCAAATATTCAGGATGGCGTATGCAGAATGCCTCTATGCCATATGGATGGAGAGAAACTATAGAATTTTTGAGAAGAAGAGTAGAAATTGGGAAGCAATTGCAAGAGAGATAACAGTGATGTGCCATGTTAGAGCAGCACCATGA
- the LOC138898472 gene encoding uncharacterized protein: MEREQLHNLEKWSMIEDQEMQQKSKAHWIRLGDSNAKYFTTIVKEREQRKQIKELTSMFGTKLTDSQSIKEEIVDFYKGLMGSAAKILPAINKHTMRKGPTLSHRQKLDLCIEVTEQEIIAKILASRMQPMISDIIYQAHADFISERKIADNIILAHELVKSYTRKQVSPRCMIKIDL, encoded by the exons ATGGAGAGAGAGCAACTACACAACTTGGAGAAATGGTCTATGATTGAGGATCAAGAAATGCAACAGAAATCCAAGGCACATTGGATAAGGCTAGGGGATTCTAATGCAAAATATTTCACAACTATTGTCAAAGAAAGGGAGCAAAGAAAACAGATTAAGGAGTTAACTTCAATGTTTGGCACTAAACTCACAGACTCTCAAAGCATCAAAGAAGAGATTGTAGATTTCTACAAAGGTCTTATGGGATCTGCAGCAAAAATACTACCAGCAATCAACAAGCACACCATGAGGAAAGGCCCTACCTTGTCACACCGACAAAAACTGGACCTATGTATAGAGGTCACTGAACAAGAG ATTATAGCAAAGATACTGGCATCTAGAATGCAACCTATGATTTCTGATATCATCTATCAAGCACATGCAGACTTCATATCAGAAAGGAAGATTGCTGATAATATCATACTGGCTCATGAACTAGTGAAGTCCTACACCAGGAAACAAGTATCACCTAGATGCATGATTAAAATTGATCTCTAG